A window of Mucilaginibacter sp. PAMC 26640 contains these coding sequences:
- a CDS encoding acyl transferase, which produces MQKTDLAIYNNHPYNPGGNVLKRLLWYYVNAIVFNTHLFPVSGLKIFLLKLFGAKIGVGVVIKPAVNIKYPWLLSVANHTWIGEGVWIDNLVMVTIGSNVCISQGAILQTGSHNYKKHAFDLITGGIVLEDGAWIGCSAIINQGIRVGTHAVLTTGSIATKNLAPYFIYQGNPAVKIRPRAIE; this is translated from the coding sequence ATGCAAAAAACTGATCTCGCCATTTATAATAATCACCCTTATAACCCCGGCGGCAACGTCTTAAAGCGCTTGCTTTGGTATTATGTAAACGCGATTGTTTTTAACACCCATCTTTTCCCGGTGAGTGGCTTGAAGATTTTTTTATTAAAGCTTTTCGGGGCTAAAATTGGTGTTGGTGTGGTTATTAAACCTGCCGTAAACATTAAATATCCGTGGTTACTCAGCGTGGCAAACCACACCTGGATTGGCGAAGGTGTATGGATAGATAACCTGGTAATGGTAACTATCGGCAGCAATGTTTGCATCTCCCAGGGCGCCATACTGCAAACCGGCAGTCACAATTATAAAAAGCACGCCTTCGATTTGATAACCGGGGGCATTGTTTTGGAAGATGGTGCGTGGATAGGCTGCTCCGCCATCATTAACCAGGGCATTAGGGTTGGTACGCATGCTGTGCTTACTACAGGATCAATTGCTACTAAAAACTTAGCACCCTATTTTATCTACCAGGGCAACCCGGCGGTAAAGATCCGCCCGAGAGCGATTGAATAA
- a CDS encoding GTPase ObgE — MSQGSNFVDYVKICCRSGHGGAGSSHLHRDILTSMGGPDGGDGGRGGHVIVKGNAQLWTLLHLKFRKHVIAGDGDAGGSSQRSGKTGRDEILEVPLGTICKNAETGEIIFEINHDGETKILTSGGRGGLGNWHFKTATRQTPRFAQPGEDGQEDWNILELKILADVGLVGFPNAGKSTLLSVVSAAKPEIADYAFTTLVPNLGIVAYRNNKSFVMADIPGIIEGASQGKGLGIRFLRHIERNSVLLFMVPADTSRSIKEEYDILLRELSEYNEELMHKPRVLAITKSDMLDAELQAEMEKEVPEGIPYVFISSVAQKNITELKDLLWKEINR, encoded by the coding sequence ATGTCGCAGGGTTCAAATTTTGTTGATTATGTAAAGATCTGCTGCCGTTCCGGCCACGGAGGTGCAGGTTCTTCGCATTTACACAGGGATATTTTAACCTCGATGGGTGGACCAGACGGTGGCGATGGCGGCCGGGGAGGCCATGTTATTGTAAAAGGTAACGCCCAGTTATGGACATTGCTGCACCTTAAATTCCGTAAGCATGTTATTGCAGGCGACGGGGATGCCGGTGGCAGCTCGCAAAGAAGCGGTAAAACAGGCCGCGATGAGATCCTTGAAGTACCATTGGGAACAATCTGCAAAAATGCAGAAACCGGCGAGATCATTTTTGAAATTAACCACGACGGCGAAACAAAGATCCTGACCAGCGGTGGCAGGGGAGGGCTGGGTAACTGGCATTTTAAAACCGCCACCCGCCAAACACCGCGTTTTGCGCAACCGGGCGAAGACGGACAGGAGGACTGGAATATACTGGAGCTTAAGATCCTGGCTGATGTAGGTTTGGTTGGTTTCCCTAATGCGGGTAAATCCACCCTTCTTTCGGTCGTATCTGCCGCCAAGCCGGAGATTGCAGATTATGCCTTTACAACGCTTGTTCCTAACTTGGGTATCGTAGCATACCGTAACAACAAATCGTTTGTTATGGCCGATATTCCGGGTATTATAGAGGGAGCGTCACAGGGTAAGGGTCTGGGGATCCGTTTCCTGCGCCATATCGAGCGTAACTCGGTGCTGTTGTTTATGGTACCTGCAGATACTTCGCGCAGCATTAAAGAAGAATATGATATTCTACTACGGGAATTGAGCGAATACAATGAAGAATTGATGCACAAACCCCGCGTGCTGGCCATTACGAAAAGTGATATGCTGGATGCCGAATTACAGGCAGAGATGGAGAAGGAAGTGCCGGAGGGGATTCCTTATGTATTTATCTCGTCGGTGGCGCAGAAGAATATCACCGAGCTGAAGGATTTGCTTTGGAAAGAGATCAACCGGTAG
- a CDS encoding glycosyl transferase family 1 yields the protein MAQQVDVCVFYTWGQQSLTKTDPGFGKTVTWDLDLLEGYNYVWLNNTAGDPGSHHFKGIINPDITHQIQNWQADAVLVIGWAYQSHLKVLRFFKGKIPVLFRGDSTLLDQQPGIKHILKSIFLTWVYNSIDFAFYNGINNKAYFTKYGLKEDQLIFAPHAIDNHRFGQPRKAEVSALRRQLHISTNHILILFAGKFEAKKDPLLLLNAFLKLTDKSCHLLFVGNGHLETELKRNAAGTDNIHFMDFQNQSYMPVIYQACDLFCLPSKGPGESWGLAVNEAMACEKAVLVSDKAGCAADLVAAGVNGYVFKNGDEADLLQYLTKLTQAGDVLERFGEQSGELIAGWNFQKVADTIVNQFISG from the coding sequence ATTGCGCAACAAGTTGATGTATGCGTATTTTATACCTGGGGACAGCAGTCGCTTACAAAAACTGACCCCGGCTTTGGCAAGACAGTTACCTGGGACCTTGATTTGCTGGAGGGGTATAATTACGTTTGGCTCAACAACACAGCGGGCGATCCGGGATCTCATCATTTCAAGGGCATCATAAATCCTGATATCACGCATCAAATTCAAAACTGGCAGGCTGATGCGGTATTGGTAATTGGCTGGGCATATCAAAGCCATTTGAAAGTGCTTCGCTTTTTTAAAGGCAAGATCCCGGTTTTGTTTCGCGGGGATTCCACCCTGCTTGATCAGCAACCCGGAATAAAGCATATCCTCAAATCCATATTCTTAACGTGGGTATATAACAGTATTGATTTTGCATTTTATAACGGGATAAATAACAAAGCGTATTTTACAAAATATGGTTTAAAAGAAGATCAGTTGATCTTCGCGCCGCATGCCATAGATAACCACCGGTTTGGGCAGCCAAGGAAAGCAGAAGTTAGCGCGTTGAGAAGGCAGTTACATATCTCCACTAATCATATTCTGATCCTTTTCGCAGGGAAGTTTGAAGCTAAAAAAGATCCTTTATTGTTGCTGAACGCTTTTTTAAAACTTACGGACAAAAGCTGCCACCTGCTATTTGTGGGTAACGGCCACCTGGAAACTGAACTGAAGCGCAACGCCGCAGGAACGGATAACATCCACTTTATGGATTTTCAAAATCAATCCTACATGCCGGTGATCTACCAGGCTTGCGATTTATTTTGCCTCCCCTCCAAAGGGCCGGGTGAAAGCTGGGGCCTCGCTGTCAACGAAGCAATGGCCTGCGAAAAGGCCGTTCTGGTATCTGATAAAGCAGGTTGCGCGGCTGATTTAGTAGCGGCTGGCGTTAACGGTTATGTTTTTAAAAATGGCGATGAAGCAGATCTGTTGCAGTATTTAACTAAGCTCACTCAAGCCGGCGATGTATTGGAGCGGTTTGGAGAGCAGTCTGGAGAGTTAATAGCCGGCTGGAATTTCCAAAAAGTTGCAGATACTATCGTTAACCAATTTATCTCAGGCTAA
- a CDS encoding methyltransferase — protein MSDYKDYGFHTNVITHNLKYMLGPLIKMLDLNKNQCILDLGCGNGYLVNYLVSLGYNAYGTDASEKGIIIAKQTNPERFFVQDLSTGKLPDELQGISFDTIISTEVIEHLYDPEAFIDFCKQQLKPGSELILSTPYHGYLKNLLLSITNKWDQHINPLWLGGHIKMWSAATLTRLLTGKGFTVTQFEGCGRVPYLWMSMIIKARLN, from the coding sequence ATGAGCGACTATAAAGATTACGGCTTCCATACGAATGTTATCACCCATAATTTAAAGTACATGCTTGGCCCGCTGATTAAAATGCTGGATTTGAACAAAAATCAATGCATTTTAGATCTCGGTTGCGGCAATGGATACCTTGTCAACTACCTGGTTTCGTTAGGCTATAATGCTTACGGTACCGACGCATCTGAAAAAGGCATTATAATAGCCAAACAAACCAACCCCGAAAGGTTCTTTGTACAGGATCTGTCTACCGGCAAATTGCCGGATGAACTGCAGGGCATCAGCTTCGATACCATTATATCTACCGAAGTGATTGAGCACCTGTACGATCCGGAAGCCTTTATCGATTTTTGTAAACAGCAGTTAAAACCCGGCAGTGAACTCATTCTCTCTACGCCCTACCACGGCTATTTAAAAAATCTGCTGCTGAGTATTACCAACAAGTGGGACCAGCATATTAACCCGCTATGGCTGGGGGGGCATATCAAAATGTGGTCGGCGGCAACTTTAACAAGGCTGCTAACCGGCAAAGGGTTTACCGTAACACAGTTTGAAGGCTGCGGCCGGGTTCCGTATCTTTGGATGAGCATGATCATTAAAGCACGCCTGAATTGA
- a CDS encoding glycosyl transferase family 2, producing the protein MNQHFSFIILTYNEEIHLPRLLASIRGLDASIFVLDSFSTDTTCIIAQAAGATVQQNIFVNHPSQWDFALKNFAINTPWVICLDADQVLTPELYLRLQNFDDKNFKHVNGIYFSRKNYFKGRWIKHGGYYPFYLLKMIRYGVGYSDLNENMDHRFIVPGSTVIWKDGHLLEENLKENKISFWIDKHNKYSDLLALEETERILGLRSQTIKPRFWGSPDERTAWLKQLWWQLPRYVRPTLYFTYRIIFKLGILDGRTGIIFHFLQAFWFRLVVDIKIDELIKHSENADRDKK; encoded by the coding sequence TTGAACCAGCATTTTTCTTTCATCATATTAACTTATAATGAAGAAATTCATTTACCGCGGCTGTTGGCATCCATCCGCGGGCTGGATGCCTCCATTTTCGTCCTTGATTCCTTTAGTACCGATACCACCTGTATTATCGCTCAGGCCGCCGGAGCTACTGTACAGCAAAACATTTTTGTAAACCATCCATCCCAATGGGATTTTGCGCTTAAAAACTTTGCAATCAACACCCCCTGGGTAATTTGTTTAGATGCCGACCAGGTGTTAACACCTGAGCTTTACCTGCGCTTGCAAAACTTTGATGACAAAAACTTTAAACACGTTAACGGCATTTACTTTAGCCGCAAAAACTACTTCAAAGGCCGATGGATAAAACATGGCGGCTACTACCCTTTCTATCTGCTTAAAATGATCAGGTATGGTGTCGGCTATTCAGATCTGAACGAGAATATGGATCATCGCTTCATTGTGCCCGGCAGTACCGTGATCTGGAAAGACGGACATCTTTTGGAAGAGAATCTGAAAGAAAATAAGATCAGCTTCTGGATTGATAAGCATAACAAATACAGCGACCTGCTGGCATTGGAAGAAACCGAGCGCATATTGGGCCTGCGCAGCCAAACCATAAAGCCCCGCTTTTGGGGTTCGCCGGATGAGCGCACCGCCTGGCTCAAACAATTATGGTGGCAGCTGCCGCGCTATGTAAGGCCCACGCTGTATTTTACCTACCGGATAATTTTTAAATTGGGCATCCTCGATGGCAGAACTGGTATCATTTTCCATTTTTTGCAGGCCTTTTGGTTTAGATTGGTGGTAGATATAAAAATAGACGAACTGATAAAACACTCCGAAAATGCAGATCGCGATAAAAAATAA
- a CDS encoding adenylate kinase, translating into MLNLVLFGPPGAGKGTQSQDLIEKFGLIHLSTGDLLRGEIAQGTELGLEAKKLMNEGKLVPDAVVIGMISNKLDSNKDAKGFIFDGFPRTVAQAEALDNLLASKDAAISGMIALEVNDDELEHRLLLRGKSSGRPDDANPEVIRKRIKVYNDETAPVAGFYQNQNKFTSINGIGSVEDIFAAILTVVDTY; encoded by the coding sequence ATGCTTAACTTAGTACTGTTTGGTCCCCCCGGAGCAGGGAAGGGTACTCAATCACAAGATCTTATTGAAAAGTTCGGGTTAATTCATCTTTCAACAGGTGACTTATTGCGTGGCGAAATTGCACAAGGCACAGAACTGGGCCTGGAGGCAAAAAAACTGATGAATGAGGGCAAGTTAGTTCCCGATGCTGTTGTGATTGGCATGATCAGTAATAAGCTGGATTCGAATAAGGATGCCAAAGGATTTATTTTCGATGGCTTTCCGCGCACCGTTGCACAAGCTGAAGCATTGGATAATTTGCTTGCATCAAAGGATGCAGCGATATCCGGTATGATTGCCCTGGAAGTGAACGACGATGAATTAGAGCACCGTTTATTATTGCGGGGAAAAAGCTCGGGCCGGCCGGATGATGCCAACCCGGAGGTGATTCGCAAACGAATTAAAGTATACAATGATGAAACTGCACCTGTTGCAGGGTTTTATCAAAACCAAAATAAGTTTACAAGTATAAACGGCATTGGATCGGTAGAAGATATTTTTGCTGCTATCCTCACAGTTGTAGATACTTATTAA